A window of Zalophus californianus isolate mZalCal1 chromosome 17, mZalCal1.pri.v2, whole genome shotgun sequence genomic DNA:
TTTAGAGTCACAGAAACATAGGCTCTTATTCATAATGGAATAAAGACTCTTGAAATAATAGAATGCagggctcagttgggagagcatgggactcttgatctcaggatcatgagttcgagccccacactgggcatggagcctactttaaaaaataaaataataaaaaaaaatagaatgtattaGCAGTAGAGCTTAGCAGTTAAGAATAAGTCTTATTCGGAGTTTGACTTTGCTTCATTTGCTGAATAACTGACACGGAGTTACTTCATCTCTTTGAGCTTCTTTCCTCATTCATTGGATGGACATATCCAGAAGTATAATATAATGCTCTCCAGCACTGTTGTGACATATAAATGAGTGAGAGCGTTCAAAGGACATGGCACTGAGTCTGACACAGGGTAAGGGATCCAGATGCTCTTATTATCATTAGCAAGGTCAGAGGATCTTAGAACCACAAGTGATCATAGAGATTATTGAGTGAGCCTGGTGGCCATGTAAGTGACTCCCAGTGGAGAGGGATCAATAAAGGAAGAAGACTCCCTTGGTTCAGCCTCTCCTCTCAACCTACCgtcctcctgggggggggggggcgagggaaGGGGCACTGTGGCCATCAAGGAAGTTTGGAGGGCCAGCTCCTTGAGACTGTTCGAACCGGGGAATGTcatctttctttgtttcctgatCCCCCCTTTGCAGAGCTCACATGCCAGGTGTCTGTGGGCACCAGCAGGCTCAGCCGGGGAGAGGGGGGCTgtgtcctccctccccctgctctggtgtttaatcaaaacagtattcaAAATATGATTCTGGGAGATTATATTGGGAGATTTGCAGGAGGCTGTCAGGGGGGGCAGAGATGGTGGGAACAGATTGCCACTGGGGGCCCAAGGCTGGGATAATCGCAGGCTCAGACGTACCTTTCTCAGGCCTTCACCCTTATTCCTGGAGCTCCCCACCAGTGCTGGAGCAGACACCGCACCAGGATGGAGCACCAGCTCCTCTTGGTATcttacagctggggaaactgagaggGGAAAGGGCGTGTCCACAGCCACAGCAAAGTAGCCATGGCACTGAGATGCTCCAGATCTTTTCTGAGATTCCAGCCACTCTTTTCTGCCCTTCTTATACCCACTGTCTGCCGCCAGGCTCTAGGCCTAGATCCTGGGACAACCCTGGGCTGCAGCTTCCTGCTCGGGGttgggagaggtggggagcagCTAGGCCTCATAGACAGGGGCTGGGAAGACAACTTCCTGAGGtcctgggtggggaggcaggcagatCCAAGCGGGCCTCCTTTCCCAGGACTCACTGTTCTATAAAAGGCTGGACGGCTGGTCACAGAGTACAGGTCAAAGCTCTCTTGTCCACCAGGATCAGCCACATGACCTGGGGCTTAGGTGCATCTCTGCTCTCTGGCCTTCAGTGTCTGTCTCCAGATGCTGACTCAGTGTGGTGTTAAGGGTCCCTCTCCCTTCCACAAAATGGCTAGCTGGAGCCCCACTCCCAGCCGGGGGCTCTCTGAAAGCGCTTCTGCGGACTCCACAGCCTCAGGAGGGGTCTACCTGGCTCTCCAGGAGGGGGTGGGGTCGAGAGCGCCTTGAAAGAAACCTCCAGCTAATGCTCTTTATTACAAGCGTTAATCCCGCAAAGCCGACTGGAAATAATGTTTATCTTTTCGCAGTTTAATTTCCCGGACCCTAAGCCGCGGGTCAGTGAGGGCGACTGGAGGTCCCCGGGGAGTTGGGGGGTAGGAGCAGCTGTTGCCCAGAAGCAAAGAGGAAAGCAGGGAAGGGATCACCCAGGGGAAGCGAAGGAAAGGAGCATGAACCGGAGCTGGGGTCCCTCTCCACCACGGATCCccgtgtgaccttgagccagtccCCTGCCCTTCCGTttggcctcagtttgctcatctgagGAAGAGGTTTGTATTTTGTAATTCGTGATCTCTAAAGCCCCTGCCGACCCCCAtcattctattaaaaaagaagacagcatgGGCCTGGGAGGTGGCTTGCCACCTGTTCCCCACTGTTTTTCCAACTGCTCTTTCTCCGCAGCCTCCAAGGGGGTCTTACAATCTCTTCCGAGGAGGCGAAGACTCGGGCCCTTCCTGCCCCAGACGTCACTGCCAGGCCCTGGTTTGGAAGCCGTCACCtggcctgggtggcccaggctgGAGCCCAGCGGTGGAGACACAGCTCCCCCAGGATCCGGTCGGCCGGCGCACACCCCGGCTGTCCAAGCCCGCATCAGCTCCCCGCAGCTCCCCTCTAGAGCCCCATCCCGGGttcacctccctctctccccacaagCAGCAGCCAGGTTCCTCGCTGGCTCAAGCCCGAGGCCACCAGGCCGGGGACGCGAACTCGCGCCGCGCGCGGGCGGCTtcccaaccctcctccccccagcccggCTCCAGATGCTGCTTGCCGCGGGGCACCGACGCCCCTTCCCAGCCCTTCAGTTCCCATTGGTTGGCCTGTACCGGAAGTGATTGCTGACACTTGATTAAATGGAGAGAATGCTCCCTCTTGTCTCCCAGGGACCCAGCAAGCTGTCACCCTTTGCCATTTGGTCCGACGGGAGGAGCCCGGGGATCCCAGCTGGGTGCCAAGGGTCCGCCCGAATGATCCCCATCGCCCCTCCTCCCAGTAAACTAAAACCCAGGTAGGAGCCCGGAAACATACAGTTTCCAAATATCCCGACTGCTCCCCCACCTCCGACCTCCCAGTTTGCGTTCCCCTCCTCCAACGCCCACGAATCCGCCAGGCGTCTCCCCGCTGGGCGAGTTAGGTACAAGGCAGCTTCAGAGGCGCTGCGCGCTAGGCGCCGCGGCCTTGACCGTAACCTCGCcagttcctctccctgccctgaaAGAGACTGAGGTTTGCAGCTCACGCCTCCCAGTCCCCGGAATCCCTGGCCGCATTCCatcctcccctccaccctggcCTCTCCCAGCGCCCCTGGCACAGACACGCCACACAGGTGGGGTTTGGTTTGATTATTTTTGAGGACACAAGgaatggggaggaggagaagaccCAGGTGGTCCTTTAGGGGCCAAGTCAGCGCTGAAATTACACAGTGaaagggggcagggtgggggtgagcAGGAGAAGGAGTTGCTTCAGACCCTGTatcaagaggagggagggagacttgGTGTACCGAGTGGGTGCACAGGGCAGACTCGCCCAGCCTTCCCACTTGGCCTTCCCCAAGGTGTCCTGGGCGCCACCGCCTCCCAGCGGGTCTGGAGCGTTGCACGTCCGCCTGCCACTCCCAGGTCTGCGTGCAAGAAGAGCCGGTAGAAGGGTTTCTGTGTGTTTTGTCTGTCTCTTAGGTGAAGTGagagccccccctccccaaggCCCTGGCCAGGTCTCCCAGCTTCTGAGCATGGAAGTGAGTTCGAAAAGTAGGCCTTCTTTCCAAGATCCTTCCGCAAATCGCAGCCATTTGCGCTAACCTGCTGAGAGAGGAAAGGTTGATTAAAACCCGAAGGGCCGCTTGGTGGCGATTTCTAGGAAATCGGAGGTCGCTGGTGTCTCATCCGACGGGAATCCAAGGTCTAGAGGCAATTTGCTTGCCAGAAGGAACTTTTGGACCCCGTTATGTGTAAATTCAAAAAACCGCGTAACCCAGTTTTCTCAGTCAGTAGCTACTCCTGAGAGAAATTACTACAAAGAGCAGAATCTGACAGTAATTGCTGGAGGCTGCCTGATGCTTGGGGGATGTCCCTTTGTGGGGTGCAATTCCCTTCCACCAGGCACAGCCAGGGGCCGGAGACACTGATTGGCAGTCACCCCCTGCAGGGGGTGAGCCCTGGGGGATGAGTGCTCTCCAGGGACAGCACCAAGCCTGGGCTACACTCTGCAGGGGGCTtagggggcctggggcagggctgccCGGGAGACTTCAGCACCGGCCTTAAACCAATTGCTGTCTCTGGCCCGTCCCCTCAGACTTCTTAGAAAGCCCTGGTTCCTGCCCAGCCCTAGCAAAACTCTTGGTAGAAGAAGGGCAGGGGCCAGCTGGCCTCCTCCGAAGGACAGGCAGGGGACAAGGGTGTCTGAGCCAGGAGGTCATGATGGTGCCCACCTGGCCCATTTGGCAGAACGAGGGACACCAGGGCAGAGAGCTAGGTTGCCCATCTTCTCCATGACTTTCTAAGTGATCCTAGGTAAGTTACCGTCTCACCCTGAGCTTCTTACTATTATTTGGTTTTAGAAGGAGGGGGGCCCGGTACTTTTAGTCCTAAGCTGCTGTTTCAAGGAGAGCTGTGGGACAATCCCGCTCCGGGTCTGAACATCAGCAtgcgggagaggcagagaggcggTGCGCTGGCTGGGACTGACACACCCCAGCGCCGTTGGGGACCCACTACCTTCTGCTCCAGACGGGTACTGGCAGTGCACTGCGGGCTCCCTCCGCCGCGGGCACTGCGCACAGTTCATCGGCAGCCCCTGAGGGGCAAAGGGGCGGTTTCCAAAGGCTTTGGCTACTCGGGAAGACTCTGCGCACACGGAGTCTCTGGGGATGGCGGGCCGGCCGCCCGCGCCTGCAGGCTGTCCCGGAATCAGACGGTACTCGGGACTTCGCGGCCTGGGAAGGGTTGGAGCTGCACCTTCGACCGCGCCGGCGGCGGCCGCAGTGTGCGCCAGAGACCAGATGCGCGGTTTCTCGCTGCAGGGGAAGTGCACGGTCAACGTGGGGCTCCCGGGCTCCGCCCgcaggaagtcagcttctcccgaCCCCGGGGGCTCCGGGAACGAGAAGGGGCGCGCCGCCAGGCCGCACTCCCGGCGCTGCAGCCGGGCCTCCCGAGCGGCGCCGCAGGACGCGGGCAGCGACTGCGAGTCTTTATGGAACTCAGCCAGCCTGTCCGCAGCTGTGGCCACTGCCTCCTTTTCTtcggcctcctcctcctcctcttcctccaggtcTTCCAGGTCACTCAGCCGGAGCCCTCGAGCCTCCTGGCTGGCAGTTTCATCTGCAGGAGATCAGGAGCGAGTGAGAAAAGCCCCAGGCCCCAAGGGAAATCCGCGGGAGTGCCCATCCCTGAGAAGCTTTTAGCAAGATGGCTCTGCACTTAGGGCATTCTTGGCGTTATGCACCAGGCTAGCCCAACCCTCTCTTACAGTTGCCCCAGGGCTCCAGCTTGCCCCTGGGAAAGAAGTGAGGCCCTAGCTCTGCCCCCACTCCTTGGAAGACTCCTCCTTTCCAGTAGAAGGAAACCACCACTTTTCACTGCCTAGGACCTGGATCTCAGATTCTCCCCCATAAATCAAGCAGACACCCAAGGggacttccccacccccactcccacccccaccccggcccaaTTTCAACACCCACAGGTAGCTGGTGTGTAttatttaattcagcaaatatttactgagtgtcatCTATGTGCCAGACATCATTAGGCATTTAGGTCTTAGGAACTTAGGGAATACAGCAGTAAGACACTTTTTAGTGGAGCTGCTGTTCTCCAAAGGGGCAGAGAGATCTCAAGTACCTTCCTATAGTGGTAAGTATGGCAAACGAAATACAATAGGCCGATGTCATAGGGAATAATTGGGGAGCTAAATTAGCCTGGGTGGCCAGGAGGGGCTTTTTCCAGCTCACACCTCAGCAGTCAAGAAGAAGCCAGTTAGGTAgggaattccaggcagagggaactgcCCAGGCAAAGGCCCagaagtctggggtgggggtggggggcgggtacAAGTGCAAGGGTAAGTCAGGGAGTACCACCCTAAAAGCTGTCCCACCAGGCAGCTGCAAAAGTGCAATGGGCCTGATAGATGGCTGGGAAAACCCTAAGGCGTGGTGGTGAGCGTTTCTGGTACCTTTGGTGTCACAGTTCAGGCAGCCCAGGGACTCCCCTGTTCCACTCTCAGTCTTCCTCTCCTCGCTGCCTTTGTTCTTGGGTGCCCACGTCATCTTGTTCTCCTTCTTGAGGCGCCGGCGCGCGTTGGCAAACCAGGTGGACACCTGGGTGAGGGTCATCTTGGTGATGATGGCCAGCATGATCTTCTCGCCCTTGGTGGGGTAGGGGTTCTTGCGGTGCTCGTTGAGCCAGGCCTTGAGCGTGCTCGTGGTCTCCCGGGTGGCGTTCTTCCGGCGGCCCGTGCCACTCAACTCCACTGCTCCATACCTGGGGGGAGAACCTGGCTCACAGTTCTGGGTCTGAGAACCTGGGGCTGCAGGCAGGAGACAGTCTGAGGCCTGGAAATGAGATTCAGCGCTCCTCCCTCCTCATGCACCGCCCCCACCAACACTTCCCAGGCTCTTCCCAGATGGGCCCTGTGGCAGGGGAGTAGGGAGGACTTGCAAGGCCAGCTACAAATGCACCCCGTGCCTTACCCGTCATACTGGTACGGCCCCAGAGTCGGCTCATAGGGATAATAGGCTCCTGGTTGCGCCAGGCCAGGTGTAAAATTCCCTGCAGCCTCTTTAAATTCATACTGTGGATtctggtgggggcggggtgggaagagagaattCAGGACAACATTTGGGGTAGAGGCTGGGTGGCATAGTTGCTGAAGGTGTGAACCCTGGAGTAAAAGTCTGGTTCAAATCCCAGGATCACTACTCCCATtggctatgtgatcttgggcagagCTGTTTAACtgctctatgcctcagtttccccttggtaactgggaataataataatagtacctgtaGGGTATTGAAGAAGAGCATTTGGCAGAATTCCTGGTGCAGACTGGGCAATAGTTAGATATTAGCTCTTACTAGTATTGTTACTACTTGTGacaacccccaaccccctctctaCCAGCTGGGGAACGTCCCTGCCTTACTCTCTCCTTCCAGAGCTATTTCCTGgccctttgtatctttgtgactttgggcaaggtatTTGAACCCTTCTACATCTCAACATCTTCATCCCGAAACTGAGACTTGCCTACCTCACAGATTAATAGAAGCACAgatgtttttttaatcagaatggCGTTCTGCAAAGTGTAAAATGCTGCAAAGATGTGTttttcccctcccaccacccccggCTATACACAATCCTACCCAATTCCTTCCCTCGGAGTTTTGCCTCCTTCCAAGATTTTCCCTGGAGGTGTCACGCTGAGTTTCCCCCTTTGCTGCAGTTCATGCCCCCCAGGCCAGATGGGTCCTGGCGCACGCACAGACCCGGGCTCCGTGCGGTGTACTCACCAGCGCCCCGTACAGCGCGGGCGGCTCTGGGCTGTAGGGCAGGTAGCCTGGGTAGCTCGGGGCAGCTGCGGCGGCGGCGTATGGGGCTCCGTAGATGCCCAAGGCCGCGCTCAGCTCCGGCCGCGCACTGCCCAGCAGCCGACCGTCGTAGGATGCGCAGCAGAGAGCGGCCGCCGGGGTGGAGCCTGAGGCCACATCTGGGACGGAGCGCGGGCCGGATTCGCAGCAAGTGGCGCTGGAACTTGCAGACACCAGAAACTATGGGCGAGAGAGAGGTGCACTGCCGGATCACTCCCTCATTCCACATTAACTACATGCCACCGTGTGCGGAGCATTCTGCTGGGATGGGAATTATCTGAAGATGCAATTTATTCAAACCGCCCTTATAGATGCTCCTAAAACGTTGCTAAGGCTCCAGAGTCCCAGGGGTCCAGGCGATGGGAACGTTCTGAAAGGCGAATTACAGGAGCCCAACTCCGCTCGTTCCCTAGCCGatccctcctcccgccccccatCATAGGGATCCTACAAAGGCAGAGCTAGAAGTTAGCCTTAGAGACCACCACCACGTCTTACTCCtgctcccattttatagatagggaaTGAGGACCAGGGAGATTTGTTCCAAGATCACAAGGCAGGTCAGAGGTCAAGTTGCAACCAGATCCCACAATCTGGGCAGAAGCTGGAGAACAGCGGTGGGTGTCCCCAGAATTTCCCCAGGAAACCCTTGTCACTGCACAACACCCACCCTAATCTGGAAAAATCGAAGGAACCGGAAGCAGAGAGCTCGGACCCactcagagaagggagagaggaggataAGAACAGAAGTCAACAAGCAAACGACTGAAAACTGGTGAGGAGGTCTCTCGGGGTCACCTCGGATATCTGTACAATAAGGCGGCCTGTCTGGAAGATCTGGAGATCCCACCCACCTCGCCGAGCTCATGGATGGTGCCCAAGTTTCGGGTCACACGATTTTCCAGCTTGCACTGGGGGAGTGAAACGTTCTCGGACAGAGACTGAGGGTGTCCGAGAGGGTCTGTTGTACATCGTACCTGCTCAGTCTGGTTTCCCCCGAGACTCGTGAGAAAGGAGGGCGCCCAGCGGCGGGCGCGTGCACTGGGCACCCGCCCCCCCCCGAGTCTGTCCCCATCCCCCATGGAGGCAACTTCTTACCTGGGAAGCGCCGCCGTACGGGTGTCCAAAGGGCGGGAAGGACATGGTGGTTGTCCCTGGACCGCCTCCTTCTCTTGCGAGTTCCCGCCTTAGCCCCGCGATTCTGCGCCTCCAGCCGTGCGCCGCCTCGGTTCCTTACGCGGCTGCGAGTGCCCAGGGCCGGGTCCTCCGCCCGCTTGGCACGACTGGAGGCAGAGCCGAGGGCAGTCCGGCTGCCGAACCCTGCGCTCCAGAAGGCGCCCCTCCGGCCCGCGTGGTCCGGAAGACAGAAGGGCCCATGGATGggcaaggaaaaggagaggatgCGGGTTCCCAAAGTCGCGCTGTGGCGAGGCAAGGTGAGGCGCGGCGCGGTGCTGTGCGGCTCCCGAGGTGTCCCAGTCCAAGGTGGCCAGAGGCTCAATGTGACGTCACGGTAATCCCGGGCCGCCAGGCgggcccctgggccctggggccccGGGCCACCAAGCGTGCCAAGCGCAGCCAGcccgtgcgcgcgcgcgcactctCACCCACACTCACACTTGTTCTGGGAGGTTTGTGCTGCTGGCGAGGAACGTCAAAGACCCCGACCCTCTCAGATGGGCGCTGGATCCTACCCCTTTTCGCCTTAAGctcacgcgcgcgcgcacacacatacgATCCCTCCAAATTACCCGGGAGAAGTAGGAGAAACGCCTCCCTCTGTGCGGCGCAGGTCCCGGGCGCAGCTCGTTTACCTCCTCCCCTGCTGCCCGGAGGAGGAGAGAAGCGAGCCGGGCCGCGAGGGGGGAGAGAATACAAAAAggagagataagagaaaaaaagaggagaaaagtggGGGAGAAaggcaagagggagaaggaggaggggagaggagagagatgagtCTAAGTGAACAGAGGCgcgcgggggaggggagggaacagGGGTGGGCGAAGGCTGGGCGGAGGTTGAGCACTGGCAGGTGGAGGAGAGCGGCGGCTCCGGGGAGAAGCCTCCAGCCCGGCTCCCCCGCCCCTCCGCTGCGGGAAAGTTTGTTCTTGCCACAGGCCCCGCACTCGTTGGGGCCGAGCCTGGGCAGCCTCGGTGGGTCCCACTGGCCCGCGCGTCTTTGTCCTCCGGAATCTGGTTCTCCACTCCAGCCCCCCCAGGACTCTAGCTAGATCCAGGCTCTTCCAGCCCTGGTCTTTGCCAGGGTCTCGACCCTGGGGCTTCTCTGCAGCCATCTGGCCCTCCAACAGGCCGAATAGCGCCCCCTCGAGGCCATGGTTCAGTTCCCCTCGGACTCCGCCTGGAAACGCGCTCAGTCTGACCCTTGGTATCTGCAGGCGGGGGGCGAACACCCCTAGACATCTCCTCTGAAGGCGAGGCTTGGCTGCTTCCTGCGCACCGACCGCTGCGTCCACGGGGGAGCCGGGGAGCCACAGGAAGGCGCCTGGGCCGAGCTGCAGCCGCTGCGCTCCGCTGGGGGTGGCGCTGGCGAGCCGCGGTTCAGCGCGCTGGGACGGCCTCCCGCGCCCCGCGCTCCGCCGCGACGGCTCGGGGTTGGGCCCAGCGATCTGACCAACCCCCCTCCAACCCAGGGGTCCTCAAAGGGTCCGCTGAGGGGCGGAGGAGCTCGTCTGTGCCTGGAGGGGGCTGCGTCCTCTAGGCCTGGCTCCGGACCCGCGGCCGCTAGTTTGTGAGCGCGGTAGATTCTGCGCAACCGAAGGCTCAATCCCCAGGCCGGGAGCCTacgttggggtgggggtgggggtgggggtgggggtgggggtgggggtgggggtgggggcgggggcgaaAAGGGGCAACTAATCTAGTGGGGGGAGGTCTTCGGGGGATGCTGCCGATATCCGAACGGAACTCAGGCTTTGGGGTTGGCAGGCCAGAAACCTCAGAAAGTCCCGCCTTTCACTCATAGGTTCAGGGCACTTTGCAATGTACAAAACGCACTCCCAGGTCCTCGCTGCACCTTCCCGCAGGAATCCCGGGGGACTGGTTCAAGGGCCCAGTTGTATTTTCTAGTTGAAACGCAAGAACGTGTGGCCCAGAGGTCAGGAACAACCTGAGTCTCTGTCATGCGTTTTTGCGAGGTGAAGAGGAAGCCCAGTGACCAGGCAAAGTCTAGGGCCCTGGCCCAGAATCCCTGGCCGCGAGTTTTCCTCTGGAACCTTGCAGAGGGAACCGGTAGGCCCCACAAGCCAGCTACCTCTTTGGAACAACATTGGCTCCCCCCGCCCTACCCCAGTACAGATGGTGCAGACGGGCCAGGCTCTACAGACCCTGCAAACCGCACACTCCTCCGCCTGAGACTATTGATATGAGGACAAGCTTCATTCTAAATACTAACGAACCCAGGCAGGTTTCCTGGAGGCCGCTGCTGAGTGTCGTTACCTTGGAGAAACCTTGCGTTCAACCCGGGGAAACTCCCAGTTAGAAAAAGAATTATCGTTATCGCCGGATTGATTTAGTGATAAAAAGGCCCTGTAATAGATAGatcccttgatttttttcaaaaatgcacTTTGGAGCCATCCACACATTTGCAGCGTGGATAcatctaagcttttttttttttttttttaagtaagaattGGAGAGAATTCATTAAATTAGTCCCTTGGGGAAGATTACTGCTAATTAATTAATTGCAAACATTTCCAGAGGGAAGGTATGTCAATtgtaaagtaataaaattagATAGTTGAAATACTTACTCAGCAACTTTGATCACCCATTCGTTcctaagcagttttttttttttttttttttatgacagaaAAATGGGATGGTGGCGAAGAAAAACCATTAGTTATGTCCCCTGGCGATCTGGTTGCAAAGGAGAAGCTACCATATAGAATGTATTGATTTTTCGCTGATTTATAAGACCTCTGCGGTATCAATGCTGTGTGCAGGGCCTCCAGGCCTACCTCTTGTCTTTGCTCTCTAGgattagagaaaaagcaacaagatttttcaagaggaaaataaaacaagagggagagagaggaaaagcagtGGAGAAGTAAATTGGGAAGGTAGGACTCTGATGGTTCCTGGGTGTTTTTCTTCTTATGTAGAAAAGGAAAACGAACCAAGGAGCAGGTTTTATGTGAAGGCAGCTTTCTATTGTCTTCAAAGTCACTTTACCATATCAGAGTATCTTGGGGTGGAAGGCTGCCACTTGCAGGCATGGGAGACCTtgagttctttctttctcaggGAGACGCTAGACCCACAGCAAACTGACCTGGTGCCCCTGGGGTTTGATTGTGACCCCCCTGGAGCGTGAAGGGGGTTCCCCAAAAACAGTTCGTATGAAGTGTGTTCTCTTGCCATTATTTTCAGAGCCTCATCACAAAACAGAGCTAGTGGGTTAAACCAATATGGACCTTTGTCTGACAGAGACCTCAGGTAAAAACAACTCTTTCTTGGAAAGTCTGGTTCAAGGAAGTGGTCACCGAATCTGTTCTCATCCTCCTGACTGTGGACAGACACTCACTTTGGCACCTGAGGGCTCTggcttttctttgctttgtttagTGCTGATTAACTTAGTTTTGGGAAAAATGcccaattgtgtgtgtgtgtccgtctaGAATTGTACTGAAGCAAGGAGACAAACTTATGAAGTGCAGACCCTCCCAGTTATATATGAGGGAGTCATTCCACCCAAAGTATTTTACACAAATGGTACAGATTCTTTTGTTGTATTGTGCAACATGGCCTGATATTTCCTCTAGCTGCtcattaaaacaaatatgaataaaataaatagtcaAAGGCTTATTTGGAGCATGGAGAATACTCATCCACACTGTTTATTTGAAGTTCATGTTGCTCCGCTTTAAATTCACTGAAGATCTTGAGCAGGCAGAGTAAAGGATGTGTCTTtgagcaagaaacagactcttaattatagagaaaaaacaggtggttaccagaggggggtgggtgagggatgagggaaataggtgatggggatgaaggagtgcactttctgtgatgagcactgggtaacgtatggaagtgttgaatttctatattgtacacctgaaactgatatcacactgtatgttaactaattggaattaaaataaaaacttcaaaaaaaaaaagggatgtgTCTCTGACAATAAACTTgaatccaacacacacacacacacacgcacacacacacacacgaatccTATTGTATAATTTTGGGTTAAATATCCCTCGTTTCCTGATGTTTTATAAAGACAGCAGATTttacagggggtgggggtgaataACAACCCAGAAACGCCCCAAATCCAGTTCCAATGCCTCAAATCACAGACGGAATGTGTAAGTCTATGGGCACAGTAACATAGATGAAAATGtgccaaattatatttttttaagtatggattttttttagtgACTGTTTTTGAACGGAGAAGAATGAAATTTCCTCAAATCTATGCATGAATGGACAAGTGCATCTGGACAGATGCATCTATAATTTATACTGATCAGTCACTGCAGGTCTCCCCGAGTAAAGCCAAAATGAACACTAATTGTTCTGACGGAAGAGGTGTGCATGGCATCTGATTGTGAAAGGTAATGAGCCCCTGCCTTGCCTGAGTGCCTACTGTCAACAGCAACCTTGGCATCaggagcaaaaaataaaaaggcaatcatTCCTTTTTTGCCACCTTGTCAGGAAGGTGGCAAAcagaagaaatgaatttctgaACAAAGTAAAACAACGAGATCTAATGCAGAGGTCCTGGTGTGTCAGCAAAGCAGGTACAAACCTGAGCTTAGAGTTAACAGTCATAGCTTGTTGATAATAAAATTCCTTTGCATTTCTAGTGTGCTTGGGAGCTATTCTAAGCACCTCTGCTTTATCTGTGTTAAGGCTCAGGGTAAGGAGTTGGAGACGTGAGAGACAAATCCAAGATCACATCACCCAGTGGATAACAGAGGAGGGACCGGAATCTGGAATCCCTGGACTTTGGGTCTTTTCTCAAGAGTATTTCAAAT
This region includes:
- the IRX6 gene encoding iroquois-class homeodomain protein IRX-6, giving the protein MSFPPFGHPYGGASQFLVSASSSATCCESGPRSVPDVASGSTPAAALCCASYDGRLLGSARPELSAALGIYGAPYAAAAAAPSYPGYLPYSPEPPALYGALNPQYEFKEAAGNFTPGLAQPGAYYPYEPTLGPYQYDGYGAVELSGTGRRKNATRETTSTLKAWLNEHRKNPYPTKGEKIMLAIITKMTLTQVSTWFANARRRLKKENKMTWAPKNKGSEERKTESGTGESLGCLNCDTKDETASQEARGLRLSDLEDLEEEEEEEAEEKEAVATAADRLAEFHKDSQSLPASCGAAREARLQRRECGLAARPFSFPEPPGSGEADFLRAEPGSPTLTVHFPCSEKPRIWSLAHTAAAAGAVEGAAPTLPRPRSPEYRLIPGQPAGAGGRPAIPRDSVCAESSRVAKAFGNRPFAPQGLPMNCAQCPRRREPAVHCQYPSGAEAG